In Panicum virgatum strain AP13 chromosome 5K, P.virgatum_v5, whole genome shotgun sequence, the genomic window AGATTCAGCCAGGCTTATCCTAAAAAATATACTCAATCCAGCTTCCAGCATAACGAATTCAGACATTGCACAACCAGTAGTCCAAGACTGAGGTTTCTGGTCTCGCTGGCCGACATGTTCTACACCATCACAGCCTGTAATGTGTGGACAAAGAAATTTGTCGTAAGAATGACTTGTAACTTTCAACCATCTAACTTGGAGACCAAATGAAAGGACAGATGAGTATTTGCAGGGAATGAAGAAAGGCAGTCAATTTTTCTACTCTAAGTGCATAAGAAATCCGAACAGATGCACCAAATCATCAAGACATCCACACTGATCAAGTATTGAGAACAGACTTTTTTTATATATGTCCATATATTCAATACTTATGACTGCAGATGAGAAGATCAGTTAATAGTATATTTACCATTTGTCAGGAAGGCTAGCACATCTATTCCACCTTTGCAACTTTCCTTAGCTCAATTTGGCCAGTCAAGTCACATTGCATCTCAGTCCAACTGATTGGAACCAATGTACCACCTGGAGAAACGCATGGGGAGCAAGATTAATAAAACTATGCTACATAATAGAATGATGGGGGCAGTTCCATGTATTTGTACAAACAAATTGTATGTTGCATCCTTTCATACCAGCTATACTTTGCGCTGAAACAACACCAAGTTCATTCTTTGCAGTGGAAAGATAATATGCCCTTGCATCACCAAGAGAAAGCTTTGACATCATTTAAGGATCTCAACTTCTCAAACCAACCAAACATATTAATTAATCCAAACAGGATAGATTTCAAAGTGAAagtataaatataaaaaaatgctGTCAATTGAAGCACATAGATGTGAATGACCTAAGGGCAAGTGAGCATGAACAAGGTTggtaacaaaaaagaaaaaaaatatttgcattaGATTTTCCCCCTTAAGGATACAACCACAGCTCTAACAATGTCCCCAGGCCGATATGACTGGTACATATCCACCTTGTCAATTTCAGTCGCACGAACATCTTGCTGCCTGCCAATAAAACAGAGGATATGCATGAAACCTTTTTCCCTGATTGGTTGTCTCTAGGATGCTTAAGAGCATGAATCCATGCATGGAATTcagcaagtaaataaagaaaatGTGGTGCAAGATATCAGCTGGAAACAATAAAAGATGGAAACAACAGGGCAAAACAAAATCATTTGAAAGGCATCACCTTATCAGGCCAGTGAATTTTTCTTTGATAGCCTTTGAGTCAACACACATGATATCAGCATTGGCCATTCTAGCCATAACCTTTGTTACCTGTAGCAGAAAAACTTTCAGCAAACAGAAGTTTCGGAACTTCCACTGTTTATAAGAACAAAGAGATCCACAACTATGTTAGATAAGTACTTTCAGCAAAGCTGCCTGAGAATTACCATTTAGTGTCATGACAATAAAACAGTGGTAGGGCAATTATTGGAAAACAGAACATTAACAACGCTCTGGTGACTACACTTGTGAAAGATCTCTCCCCCAATTTATTCTgtaaaaataatttctaaatgaTGCTAACAAGGTACAAAGCATTCAAATCAATGTGTAAAACAGTAACACAAGGGAGCCAGaagcctcaagctccaaggttcAAGTAACACAGCTATGAACAAGCTGGGTGTCACCAGCACTATCCTAATTACAAACACATGTCCGCTAAGACACACCCCACCCCCAACCTGAACTAGGACATGCATGTGGACAAGGAACATCCAAATTTCACACAAGCGTGGACATGATATGAgtgttaacaaaaaaaaaagtaaactgTAAACCATAAACCATACTCCCACCAGCTCATATTTACATGCATATATAATTACTGACATGAACAATTGATGGCTAGATGCCCACTGATTCAACTATGGTATTCGGTGACTATAAGAATTCACACGACAGCAAGTCAGCAACGAATTCTGATGATTGCTGAGACATCTTACTCGGGCGATGACGACGCTTCCAGGCTGGGGCACGGCTCCATGCGCCTTGTGCCCCACCACCTCCACCGTAGACCTCTGAAACCCAACCGAGCCGGCTCGTCACACCTACCAAGAAAAGACATTCGACAACccgaacaaacaaacaaaccctACCTGGTCGTCGGAGCCAGGTGCGGGCGGCacgatgcggcggcggccggtgactGACGCGCGCACGGAACGACCTTCCGCGTAGGCTCCGCGTCCGGCCACTAGGGTTAACGAGTTACCCAGGAGCTCCCCCGGCGTGACGACGtcgtcatcgccgccgccgccgccgccgtcgtggtccATCGCGGTGGCCGCCATTGGCAGATGTCGGGGTTTGGGGGCGAAGCTGGGGAGGGTTTCCGTTTCCGTTTCGTGGCCCACTCGACTTCTCGTGGGTTAATGTGCTGTGCGATGGGCTTCTTGGGCCCAATATTGCAGAGTTGGGCCTCATATTTTCCATTTCCTTTTGATTCTTGGGGGATTTTCTTTCAAGGGGAGCCGGACGATAAATCGAATTTTTACAGCATTTGTAGTAGCAGATTAATTTGAAATCAGAATAGAAAGTGTTGCAAGCATTTCGCAaagttttttttgaacgaaatatATTCCAGACAATGAAATCAGAATAGATGTTTTGGTCCTTCAACTTCACTCCAAGGGTTAAGTTCATCCCTCAATTTTAAAAAGACCAATTTAGTCCctcaatttttgttttaaaGTCAAATTCATCCTTATATTAGTTTGATGCTCCATAATACCATGAAACTAATGTGAAAAGTCCTCTTTACCCTTGACTATTTCTCTCCTACAGAATTCGCAGTGAGTAGTGCCGCAGAAAATTGATCAAATATATGCTTGTTGTTCTTCTATTATATAGatcaaattaaatataaaagaGCACTTCCATAAATACAAGAGACAATAAGATAGGAGAAACAACAGCGTCACATCATTGATTAATACTAAAGCTCCTATCGGTCAAGCGCCAAAGCACCTCCTCCGTGCTTAACGCGCCCGCGGGGGAACTTGGAGGCCCCACGTGTCCACCGTCGCCTGGTTTTGGGCTTGCGGTGGTGGCCTTCTTTCGTCGGCTCGCGGCCATCAATTACTTGGCCCGAGCTTCCTCCGCGACGGATCGGCCCGGCCTGCGTCACAGCGGCAGCTCGGCCTGCCTGCGTCGTCATCGTTCCCGTCCGTCGGTCTGCATCCCGCGACGATTCCGCCGTCCGTCGGCGTCCCTCCCACGTCGGTTACTGCTGCGCCGGTTAATGCTGAAGCGTTTCAAGGGGCAGGCGCTAGGGTTCCACGCACCTCTGCCCCTTGTGCTCTGAAGGCGGCGCCGTCAACCTCGCGCTCCCGGACGAGCTCCTTGAAGACGTGCTCGGCCGCGTCGGCTCGGGGCCCGGCGCCAGCAAGCGCGACCTCGACGCATGCGCGCTCGtctgccgccgctggcgccacctcgagcgcgcctcccgccgctccgccaagCTACCCGCAGGCCGTCCTCTTCGCGCGAACATCCCGAGCGCAGCATAGCGCGCCAACCTCCCTAGTTACAACAATACAATAGTAAAAATTGAGTACGAGAAAGGGTAAAAATGTCATTTTACTTCAATCTCATGTTAGTAGCAAGAGCCACATCAGCACAAGGATAAGTTTGatctaaaaataaaagttgagAGACTAGATTGGCCAATCTGAAAGTTGAGGAACCAATTTGACCATCGGAGCAAAGTTGAGGGATTAAGATATCTATTTTGCCAACTTGATTCGTAAGAGGAAACCGACTGTCTTTTTCCATTGAAAATGGGATCTGGCACTTCCTAATAAGTAAGTTATCGAACCTGTATATTTCACTTCTGCTATAAGGAGAAATGGTTTCTATTATCTAAGTACTGGCATCTAACCAGTTTGCTTTTTCAGTTTGTTTTGACTTAGATTCACTTGATCTTTTGAAAAGAAAACGTACTCcagaaaccttttttttttccaccaGAAACCCATTCTGCAAAAACAGCTACACCATCTTAAATGAGCTAGAGCAAGCCTCCAATTCTCGAACTAGGACAAAATTCAGTGTGATGCCAGGCAATCAGTTTGGCGACATACAGCTCGTGAGTGAACCAACAGCTCCGTGCCCGGGCATGACGCCACGAGAAGAATGACATGGCGCCATGGTCTCCACAAGAGCACCAGTATTATGAGCAAACAGGCGCTTGATAAACGACGCAGCTAGAAAGGCAAAGTACCATCTCCTTAACACGAAAGGTTGGCCGATTCCCTAGCCGGGCAGCGTGGCCACGTCGCCCGCTGTTCCCGGCCGTCGAATCGGCCGGACGAACGGCTTAAATTTTGTTTTTCTGGTCATTTTGTAAAAAATCCTCAAACTTtatagaaatcaacccgcgatccaactctctctctcaaaaatttTTGCGAAAAAACCCTcaatttttctcaaaatcaaCCTGCAGTCCAATAGTCAGGGTTAAGgaaaatttacaaagaaaaccTTAAGTTTTTTATCAAATCAACCTGCCATCCTATCCTCTCTCAagattttttacaaaaatcctCAGATTTTAATTAAATCAAACTATAGCCCATTCCACCCGTTACTTCTATACGAGTAACATTATACGTACAATTTGAACATCAAAACGCATTAAAATCAAAAGTTGCTCAACATAGAATTTGATCAAAAATTCAAAACCAACTTTATCATAGaacaaattttaaaattcaaaacgcTTTCGCAATTCGTTAGCACAAACGCTTACATGTAACCCATTGtacctacaatttggacaccaaaacgtcttcaaataaaaaagtaatcaacacaaaagttgcctagaatttcaaaatctacaactttagcATATAGCAAAGTTTTGTAAATTCAAATCATTTTCGTAATTCATTCAACATAACATCTTATTTTGCTTAAAAATATAATAGCGTACCACCGTTCTTCTATGCCTTCTCATGCTACGTCCACAATAACGCattatattttaatataaacACTACTTCCCTAAATAAATAACACGTCTATTAATCGCAATAAGATTTTGTAAATACGTTAAGTACCAGACTAATTGTGCTCCACCCTCGCTAATAAATTATCTTACCCCTTCTTTCACCacaaaaatatagcaacaaatATCATAGCTCCATTTCGATATCCAAAATAATATAGTACTTAAAATAACGTCATCATAATAGAATGCCCCAAAATATATACAAAGTGCAATAGTGGACTGCAGACCATGACACCTACGCTTAAAGAAAAACCTACTACATGCATCACCTAAAGTTCATATCAACTACAATCGTCTCACCTACATTGCAatcctgaaaaaaaaatcaaagagtaTATCAAGCTACGTACATTCTTATTCCACGTATGAAATAAAGTTTCACCAAATACAATAAAATGGTCACAAACAGGCCTTGCGCGGCAATGCCGATTGCCGCG contains:
- the LOC120706235 gene encoding exosome complex component CSL4-like isoform X1, which gives rise to MAATAMDHDGGGGGGDDDVVTPGELLGNSLTLVAGRGAYAEGRSVRASVTGRRRIVPPAPGSDDQRSTVEVVGHKAHGAVPQPGSVVIARVTKVMARMANADIMCVDSKAIKEKFTGLIRQQDVRATEIDKVDMYQSYRPGDIVRAVVLSLGDARAYYLSTAKNELGVVSAQSIAGGTLVPISWTEMQCDLTGQIELRKVAKVE
- the LOC120706235 gene encoding exosome complex component CSL4-like isoform X2 codes for the protein MAATAMDHDGGGGGGDDDVVTPGELLGNSLTLVAGRGAYAEGRSVRASVTGRRRIVPPAPGSDDQRSTVEVVGHKAHGAVPQPGSVVIARVTKVMARMANADIMCVDSKAIKEKFTGLIRQQDVRATEIDKVDMYQSYRPGDIVRAVVLSLGDARAYYLSTAKNELGVVSAQSGTLVPISWTEMQCDLTGQIELRKVAKVE